In Geobacillus kaustophilus, a genomic segment contains:
- the gltX gene encoding glutamate--tRNA ligase has product MAKEVRVRYAPSPTGHLHIGGARTALFNYLFARHHSGKMIVRIEDTDIERNVEGGEKSQLENLKWLGIDYDESIDQDGGYGPYRQTERLDIYRKYVNELLEQGHAYKCFCTPEELEREREAQRAAGIAAPQYSGKCRRLTPEQVAELEAQGKPYTIRLKVPEGKTYEFYDLVRGKVVFESKDVGGDWVIVKANGIPTYNFAVVIDDHLMEISHVFRGEEHLSNTPKQLMVYEYFGWEPPQFAHLTLIVNEQRKKLSKRDESIIQFVSQYKELGYLPEAMFNFFALLGWSPEGEEEIFSKDELIRIFDVSRLSKSPSMFDTKKLTWMNNQYIKKLDLDRLVELALPHLVKAGRLPADMTDEQRQWARDLIALYQEQMSYGAEIVPLSELFFKEEIDYEDEARQVLAEEQVPAVLSAFLESVRELEPFTADEIKAAIKAVQKATGQKGKKLFMPIRAAVTGQTHGPELPFAIQLLGKQKVIERLERALQEKF; this is encoded by the coding sequence ATGGCAAAAGAGGTGCGCGTACGCTATGCGCCGAGCCCAACCGGCCATTTGCATATCGGCGGGGCGCGGACAGCGCTGTTTAACTATTTGTTTGCCCGCCATCACAGTGGAAAAATGATTGTCCGCATCGAGGATACGGATATTGAACGGAACGTCGAAGGCGGTGAAAAGTCGCAGCTTGAAAACTTAAAATGGCTGGGCATCGATTATGACGAATCGATTGATCAAGATGGCGGCTACGGGCCGTACCGACAAACGGAGCGGCTCGATATTTACCGAAAATATGTGAATGAATTGCTTGAGCAAGGGCATGCGTACAAATGTTTTTGCACGCCGGAAGAGCTCGAGCGCGAGCGGGAGGCGCAGCGGGCGGCCGGCATCGCCGCTCCGCAGTATAGCGGCAAATGCCGCCGCTTGACGCCGGAGCAAGTCGCGGAGCTTGAGGCGCAAGGAAAGCCGTATACGATCCGCCTGAAAGTGCCGGAAGGGAAAACGTACGAGTTTTACGATTTAGTGCGCGGCAAAGTGGTGTTTGAATCGAAAGATGTCGGCGGCGATTGGGTGATTGTGAAGGCGAATGGCATTCCGACATACAATTTTGCTGTTGTCATCGACGACCATTTAATGGAGATCAGCCATGTGTTCCGCGGTGAGGAACATTTGTCCAATACGCCGAAGCAGCTGATGGTATACGAATATTTCGGCTGGGAGCCGCCGCAGTTCGCGCACTTGACGTTAATCGTCAACGAGCAGCGGAAAAAGCTGTCTAAGCGCGACGAGTCGATCATTCAATTTGTGTCGCAATACAAAGAGCTCGGCTATTTGCCGGAAGCGATGTTCAACTTTTTCGCCTTGCTCGGCTGGTCGCCGGAAGGGGAAGAAGAAATTTTTTCGAAGGATGAACTCATCCGCATATTCGATGTTTCGCGGCTCTCGAAGTCGCCGTCCATGTTTGACACGAAAAAGCTGACATGGATGAACAACCAATATATCAAAAAGCTCGACCTTGACCGGCTTGTCGAGCTGGCCTTGCCGCATTTAGTGAAAGCCGGGCGCCTCCCGGCGGATATGACGGATGAACAGCGGCAATGGGCGCGCGATTTAATTGCTTTGTATCAAGAGCAAATGAGCTACGGGGCGGAGATCGTCCCGCTGTCTGAGCTGTTCTTTAAAGAAGAAATCGACTACGAGGACGAGGCGCGTCAAGTGCTGGCTGAAGAACAGGTGCCGGCTGTGCTTTCCGCCTTCCTTGAGAGCGTGCGTGAGCTTGAGCCGTTTACGGCGGACGAGATTAAAGCGGCCATTAAAGCGGTGCAAAAGGCGACCGGGCAAAAAGGGAAAAAGTTGTTTATGCCGATCCGTGCGGCGGTGACGGGGCAAACGCACGGACCGGAGCTGCCGTTTGCCATTCAGCTGCTCGGCAAACAAAAAGTGATCGAACGGCTCGAGCGGGCGCTCCAAGAAAAATTTTAA
- the cysE gene encoding serine O-acetyltransferase — protein sequence MSSAQGRFFIQDNLEGWREDIMFKTLKEDIEVIFEQDPAARSYLEVILTYSGLHAIWAHRIAHALYKRKFYFLARLISQISRFFTGIEIHPGAKIGRRFFIDHGMGVVIGETCEIGDNVTVYQGVTLGGTGKEKGKRHPTIKDNCLIAAGAKVLGSITIGENSKIGAGSVVLKDVPPNSTVVGIPGRVVVRDGVKVKKDLNHTDLPDPIADRFRELEEEIARLKSELEALKRQERKNEYEQHPAL from the coding sequence GTGTCTTCGGCACAGGGACGCTTTTTTATTCAAGACAACCTAGAGGGATGGAGGGAGGACATCATGTTTAAAACATTAAAAGAGGATATTGAAGTCATTTTTGAGCAAGACCCGGCGGCGAGAAGCTATTTGGAAGTCATTTTAACGTATTCCGGCCTGCATGCCATTTGGGCGCATCGGATCGCCCATGCGCTTTACAAGCGGAAATTTTACTTTCTTGCCCGTTTGATTTCGCAAATCAGCCGCTTTTTCACTGGCATTGAAATCCATCCGGGCGCCAAAATCGGCCGCCGCTTTTTCATCGACCACGGCATGGGCGTGGTGATCGGCGAAACGTGCGAAATCGGCGACAATGTCACCGTCTATCAAGGGGTCACGTTAGGCGGGACAGGGAAAGAAAAAGGGAAGCGGCACCCGACGATCAAGGACAACTGTTTGATCGCTGCCGGCGCGAAAGTGCTTGGTTCAATTACGATCGGGGAAAACTCGAAAATCGGCGCTGGGTCGGTCGTGCTCAAAGACGTGCCGCCCAATTCGACCGTCGTTGGCATTCCGGGCCGCGTCGTTGTGCGCGACGGGGTGAAAGTGAAGAAAGATTTAAACCATACCGACCTGCCCGACCCGATCGCCGACCGGTTCCGGGAGCTTGAAGAGGAAATCGCCCGGCTGAAAAGCGAGCTTGAGGCATTGAAACGACAAGAAAGGAAGAACGAGTATGAGCAGCATCCGGCTTTATAA
- the cysS gene encoding cysteine--tRNA ligase produces MSSIRLYNTLTRKKEPFEPLEPNKVKMYVCGPTVYNYIHIGNARAAIVFDTIRRYLEFRGYDVTYVSNFTDVDDKLIKAARELGESVPAIAERFIEAYFEDIQALGCKKADIHPRVTENIDTIIEFIQALIDKGYAYEVDGDVYYRTRKFREYGKLSHQSIDELQAGARIEIGEKKDDPLDFALWKAAKEGEICWDSPWGKGRPGWHIECSAMARKYLGDTIDIHAGGQDLTFPHHENEIAQSEALTGKPFAKYWLHNGYLNINNEKMSKSLGNFVLVHDIIRQIDPQVLRFFMLSVHYRHPINYSEELLESARRGLERLKTAYSNLQHRLQASTNLTDNDEEWVSRIADIRASFIREMDDDFNTANGIAVLFELAKQANLYLQEKTTSEKVIHAFLREFEQLADVLGLTLKQDELLDEEIEALIQKRNEARKNRDFALADRIRDELRAKNIILEDTPQGTRWKRG; encoded by the coding sequence ATGAGCAGCATCCGGCTTTATAATACGCTGACGCGAAAAAAGGAACCGTTTGAGCCGCTGGAGCCGAATAAAGTGAAAATGTATGTGTGCGGCCCGACCGTCTATAATTATATTCACATCGGCAATGCTCGGGCCGCCATCGTTTTTGACACGATCCGCCGCTATTTGGAGTTCCGCGGCTATGATGTGACGTATGTATCGAACTTTACCGACGTCGATGACAAGCTGATCAAAGCGGCCCGCGAGCTCGGCGAGAGCGTGCCGGCGATCGCTGAGCGGTTTATTGAGGCGTATTTTGAAGACATTCAGGCGCTTGGCTGCAAAAAAGCGGACATCCATCCGCGGGTGACCGAAAACATCGATACAATTATCGAATTCATTCAGGCGCTCATTGACAAAGGATATGCGTACGAAGTCGACGGCGACGTGTACTACCGGACGCGCAAGTTCCGCGAATACGGTAAGCTGTCTCACCAATCGATCGATGAGCTGCAAGCAGGGGCGCGCATCGAAATTGGGGAGAAGAAAGATGATCCGCTCGATTTCGCCCTTTGGAAAGCAGCAAAAGAAGGAGAGATTTGTTGGGACAGCCCGTGGGGGAAAGGGCGGCCGGGCTGGCATATTGAATGCTCGGCGATGGCGCGCAAATATTTAGGTGATACGATCGACATCCATGCGGGCGGTCAAGACTTGACGTTCCCGCACCATGAAAACGAAATCGCCCAGTCGGAGGCGTTGACCGGCAAACCGTTTGCGAAATATTGGCTGCACAATGGGTATTTAAATATTAACAACGAAAAAATGTCGAAGTCGCTTGGCAATTTCGTGCTCGTTCACGACATCATCCGGCAGATCGACCCGCAAGTGCTGCGGTTTTTCATGCTGTCGGTGCATTACCGCCATCCGATCAACTACAGCGAGGAGCTGCTTGAGAGTGCGCGGCGCGGACTCGAGCGCCTGAAGACGGCGTACAGCAATTTGCAGCATCGCTTGCAGGCAAGCACGAACTTAACGGACAATGACGAGGAATGGGTTTCGCGCATTGCCGACATCCGCGCCTCGTTCATCCGTGAAATGGACGATGATTTCAACACGGCGAACGGCATTGCCGTATTGTTTGAACTGGCGAAGCAGGCCAATTTGTACTTGCAGGAAAAAACGACATCCGAGAAGGTCATTCACGCGTTTTTGCGCGAGTTCGAACAGCTGGCGGACGTACTTGGACTCACCTTGAAGCAGGATGAGCTGCTAGATGAGGAAATCGAGGCGTTGATCCAAAAGCGCAATGAAGCGCGGAAAAACCGCGATTTTGCGCTGGCCGACCGCATTCGCGATGAGTTGAGAGCGAAAAACATTATTTTGGAAGACACGCCGCAAGGAACGAGATGGAAACGGGGATAG
- a CDS encoding Mini-ribonuclease 3: protein MMAEFETVNDVKQLNGLALAYIGDAVYEVYVRRHLLAGGSVRPHELHRRAVRYVSARAQAQVILALLDEGVLTEEEKDIVRRGRNAKSGTIPKNTDVQTYRHSTAFEALIGYHFLVNNEKRVDELIGRSFAIIEREERALE, encoded by the coding sequence ATGATGGCGGAGTTTGAAACGGTCAACGATGTGAAGCAGTTAAATGGACTGGCGCTTGCCTATATTGGCGACGCCGTGTACGAGGTGTATGTGCGACGCCATTTGCTTGCTGGCGGCAGCGTGCGGCCGCATGAGCTGCATCGGCGGGCGGTCCGCTATGTGTCGGCGCGGGCGCAAGCGCAAGTGATTTTGGCGTTGCTTGACGAGGGCGTCCTGACCGAGGAGGAAAAGGACATCGTCCGCCGCGGCCGCAATGCCAAATCAGGCACAATCCCGAAAAATACGGATGTGCAAACATACCGGCATAGCACGGCCTTTGAGGCGCTCATCGGTTATCATTTTTTGGTTAATAATGAAAAGCGGGTTGATGAGCTGATCGGCCGTTCGTTTGCCATTATTGAAAGGGAAGAAAGGGCGTTGGAATGA
- the rlmB gene encoding 23S rRNA (guanosine(2251)-2'-O)-methyltransferase RlmB: MDYIIGKNPVIEALKAGRDINKIWIAEGAQRHTVEPVLEWAKRRGVLVQYVPKRKLDQMAEGAHQGVIAQAAAYRYYEIDDLFARAAERGEAPFFLILDELEDPHNLGAIMRTADAVGAHGLIIPKRRSVGLTQTVAKASTGAIEHVPVARVTNLARTIDELKERGVWVAGTDASAQDDYRSLDGTMPLALVIGSEGKGISRLVLEKCDFLFRLPMRGHVTSLNASVAASLLMYEVYRKRYPLGE; encoded by the coding sequence ATGGACTACATTATCGGCAAAAATCCGGTCATTGAAGCGCTCAAAGCCGGGCGCGACATCAATAAAATTTGGATCGCTGAAGGGGCGCAGCGCCATACCGTCGAACCTGTGCTTGAATGGGCAAAGCGGCGGGGCGTGCTCGTCCAATATGTCCCGAAGCGCAAGCTTGATCAGATGGCTGAAGGAGCTCATCAAGGGGTGATCGCTCAGGCGGCGGCCTACCGCTACTATGAAATCGATGACTTGTTCGCTCGCGCCGCCGAGCGGGGCGAGGCGCCGTTTTTTCTCATTTTGGACGAGCTTGAGGATCCGCATAATTTAGGGGCCATCATGCGCACCGCTGATGCGGTGGGGGCGCACGGCCTCATCATTCCGAAGCGGCGTTCGGTCGGGCTGACCCAAACGGTGGCGAAGGCGTCGACCGGGGCGATTGAGCACGTTCCGGTCGCGCGTGTGACAAACTTGGCGCGGACGATTGACGAGCTGAAAGAGCGCGGAGTGTGGGTAGCTGGAACGGATGCGTCGGCTCAAGACGACTACCGCTCGCTCGATGGCACGATGCCGTTGGCGCTCGTAATCGGGAGCGAAGGGAAAGGGATCAGCCGCCTAGTGCTTGAAAAGTGCGATTTCTTGTTCCGGTTGCCGATGCGCGGCCATGTCACCTCGCTCAATGCCTCTGTCGCCGCCAGCCTGCTCATGTACGAGGTGTACCGGAAGCGATATCCGTTAGGAGAATAG
- a CDS encoding NYN domain-containing protein, giving the protein MNILIVDGYNIIGAWPELRRLKEEGDLAAARDLLIEKMADYKGFTGDHVVIVFDAHLVKGNEKKYKHYDVDVIFTKEHETADERIERLAKTLMNARTKVYVATSDYTEQWTVFGQGALRKSARELLDEVEAVERDISQKVKAMQQRTPISKFPLNDRIAEIFEKWRRGEK; this is encoded by the coding sequence ATGAACATTTTGATTGTCGACGGCTATAACATCATCGGAGCGTGGCCGGAGCTGCGCCGGCTGAAAGAAGAGGGCGATCTGGCAGCGGCAAGGGATTTATTGATTGAAAAAATGGCTGACTACAAAGGATTCACGGGGGACCATGTCGTGATCGTATTCGATGCCCACCTCGTGAAAGGAAACGAGAAAAAGTATAAACATTACGACGTCGACGTCATTTTTACAAAGGAACATGAGACGGCCGACGAGCGAATTGAACGATTGGCGAAAACATTGATGAATGCGCGCACAAAAGTGTATGTCGCTACCTCCGACTACACCGAACAATGGACGGTGTTCGGCCAAGGCGCCCTGCGCAAGTCGGCGCGCGAGCTATTGGATGAAGTCGAGGCGGTTGAGCGGGACATTTCCCAAAAAGTAAAAGCGATGCAGCAGCGCACTCCGATCTCCAAATTCCCGCTAAATGATAGAATTGCTGAAATTTTTGAAAAATGGCGAAGAGGAGAAAAATGA
- the sigH gene encoding RNA polymerase sporulation sigma factor SigH, whose translation MLAIDAVGGISVGECLKAMKEKDYHQLDDEQLVALVHEGDGEALDFLIHKYQNFVRAKARSYFLVGADREDIVQEGMIGLYKAVRDFKGDKLSSFKAFAELCITRQMITAIKTATRQKHIPLNSYVSLDKPIYDDESDRTLMDVLSGTQVTDPEQLIVNREEVDDIELKMAELLSDLERKVLALYLDGRSYQEISEELNRHVKSIDNALQRVKRKLEKYLEYREISL comes from the coding sequence ATGTTAGCGATTGATGCGGTCGGGGGGATCAGCGTGGGGGAATGCTTGAAAGCGATGAAAGAGAAAGATTATCATCAGCTGGACGATGAGCAGCTTGTTGCGCTCGTTCACGAAGGGGATGGGGAAGCACTTGATTTTTTAATCCATAAATATCAAAACTTTGTGCGTGCCAAAGCTCGCTCCTATTTTTTAGTCGGAGCTGATCGGGAAGATATCGTGCAGGAAGGAATGATCGGTCTGTATAAGGCCGTGCGTGATTTTAAGGGGGACAAGCTTTCCTCATTTAAAGCGTTTGCAGAACTTTGCATCACAAGGCAAATGATTACCGCGATTAAAACGGCCACCCGCCAAAAGCATATTCCGCTCAACTCTTACGTTTCCTTGGATAAGCCGATTTATGACGATGAATCTGACCGGACGCTGATGGATGTGTTGTCCGGCACGCAGGTGACGGACCCGGAACAATTGATTGTCAACCGCGAGGAAGTCGATGATATTGAACTAAAGATGGCGGAACTGCTCAGCGACCTCGAGCGGAAAGTGCTCGCTTTGTATTTGGATGGACGATCGTATCAGGAAATTTCCGAAGAGCTGAACCGCCATGTCAAGTCGATCGACAATGCGTTGCAACGCGTCAAGAGGAAGCTCGAGAAATATTTGGAATACCGCGAGATCAGTTTATAA
- the rpmG gene encoding 50S ribosomal protein L33 — protein MRQKVTLACAQCGSRNYTAAKQIRRLGERLMANKFCSTCNKHTIHRETK, from the coding sequence ATGCGCCAAAAAGTGACGCTGGCTTGCGCGCAGTGCGGGAGCCGAAACTATACGGCAGCAAAACAAATACGTCGCCTTGGTGAGCGCCTTATGGCCAACAAGTTTTGCTCAACATGCAACAAACATACGATCCATCGTGAAACGAAATAG
- the secE gene encoding preprotein translocase subunit SecE produces the protein MQRVINFLKEVVRELKKVSWPNRKELVNYTAVVLATVAFFTVFFAVVDLGISELIRLVFE, from the coding sequence ATGCAGCGAGTAATCAACTTTTTAAAAGAAGTCGTACGCGAGCTGAAAAAAGTGAGTTGGCCAAACCGGAAGGAGTTAGTGAACTACACGGCGGTCGTGTTGGCCACGGTGGCGTTTTTCACCGTCTTTTTTGCCGTTGTGGACCTCGGCATTTCTGAGTTGATTCGCCTCGTGTTTGAATAA
- the nusG gene encoding transcription termination/antitermination protein NusG, with translation MEKNWYVVHTYSGYENKVKANLEKRVESMGMQDKIFRVVVPEETETDVKNGKRKTTKKKVFPGYVLVEMVMTDDSWYVVRNTPGVTGFVGSSGAGSKPTPLMEEEVKMILKRMGMPLAEVDVDYEVNETVRIKEGPFANFTGKIEAIDPDKHKVKLLVDMFGRETRVELEFSQIEKI, from the coding sequence ATGGAGAAAAACTGGTATGTTGTCCATACATATTCGGGATATGAAAACAAAGTGAAAGCCAATTTGGAAAAACGTGTCGAATCGATGGGAATGCAAGATAAAATTTTTCGCGTCGTCGTTCCGGAAGAGACGGAAACGGACGTCAAAAACGGAAAACGGAAAACGACGAAAAAGAAAGTGTTCCCCGGCTATGTGCTTGTTGAGATGGTCATGACGGATGACTCATGGTATGTTGTGCGCAACACGCCGGGCGTCACGGGATTTGTCGGCTCAAGCGGAGCTGGTTCGAAACCGACGCCGCTTATGGAGGAAGAAGTGAAAATGATCTTGAAGCGGATGGGCATGCCGCTTGCCGAGGTTGACGTGGACTATGAGGTAAATGAAACGGTGCGGATCAAAGAAGGTCCGTTTGCGAACTTTACAGGGAAAATTGAAGCGATTGACCCAGATAAACATAAAGTGAAGCTGCTTGTCGATATGTTTGGGCGCGAAACACGGGTGGAGCTTGAGTTTTCGCAAATAGAAAAAATCTAA
- the rplK gene encoding 50S ribosomal protein L11, translating into MAKKVIKVVKLQIPAGKANPAPPVGPALGQAGVNIMAFCKEFNARTADQAGLIIPVEITVFEDRSFTFITKTPPAAVLLKKAAGIESGSGEPNRNKVATIKRDKVREIAELKMPDLNAASIEAAMRMIEGTARSMGIVIED; encoded by the coding sequence GTGGCGAAAAAAGTAATCAAGGTCGTCAAACTGCAAATTCCTGCAGGGAAAGCGAATCCGGCGCCGCCAGTAGGTCCTGCGTTGGGTCAAGCCGGTGTCAATATTATGGCGTTTTGCAAAGAGTTTAATGCCCGCACGGCGGACCAGGCAGGGTTGATCATTCCGGTTGAAATTACGGTTTTTGAGGACCGTTCATTTACATTCATCACGAAAACGCCGCCAGCCGCTGTATTGCTGAAAAAAGCGGCGGGCATTGAATCGGGCTCCGGCGAACCGAACCGCAACAAAGTGGCAACAATTAAACGCGACAAAGTGCGTGAGATCGCTGAGCTGAAAATGCCGGATTTGAATGCGGCGAGCATTGAGGCGGCCATGCGCATGATCGAAGGCACGGCCCGCAGCATGGGCATTGTGATTGAAGACTAA
- the rplA gene encoding 50S ribosomal protein L1 — MPKRGKKYLEALKLVDRFKAYPIAEAIELVKKTNIAKFDATVEVAFRLGVDPKKADQQIRGAVVLPHGTGKVARVLVFAKGEKAKEAEAAGADYVGDTEYINKIQQGWFDFDVVVATPDMMGEVGKLGRILGPKGLMPNPKTGTVTFDVAKAVQEIKAGKVEYRVDKAGNIHVPIGKVSFDNEKLAENFAAVYEAILKAKPAAAKGTYVKNVTITSTMGPGIKVDPSTVAVAQ; from the coding sequence ATGCCGAAAAGAGGAAAGAAATACTTAGAAGCATTGAAGCTCGTCGACCGCTTCAAAGCATACCCGATTGCTGAAGCAATCGAGCTCGTGAAAAAAACGAACATCGCGAAATTCGATGCCACGGTGGAAGTGGCGTTCCGTTTGGGCGTCGACCCGAAAAAAGCGGACCAACAAATTCGCGGCGCCGTCGTCCTGCCGCACGGCACAGGGAAAGTGGCGCGCGTGTTGGTGTTCGCGAAAGGGGAAAAAGCGAAAGAAGCAGAAGCGGCTGGCGCTGACTATGTCGGCGATACAGAATATATCAACAAAATCCAGCAAGGTTGGTTTGACTTTGATGTCGTTGTTGCTACGCCGGACATGATGGGTGAAGTCGGGAAACTCGGCCGCATTTTAGGGCCGAAAGGGTTGATGCCAAACCCGAAAACCGGAACAGTCACGTTTGACGTAGCAAAAGCGGTGCAAGAAATCAAGGCTGGTAAAGTGGAATACCGCGTCGACAAAGCGGGCAACATCCACGTTCCGATCGGCAAAGTGTCGTTTGACAACGAGAAATTGGCTGAAAACTTCGCAGCCGTTTATGAAGCAATTTTGAAAGCCAAACCCGCGGCGGCAAAAGGGACGTACGTGAAAAACGTCACGATTACGTCGACAATGGGCCCTGGCATCAAGGTTGACCCGTCCACGGTTGCTGTTGCACAATAA
- the rplJ gene encoding 50S ribosomal protein L10 produces the protein MSSAIELKKQVVAEIADKFRASKATVIVDYRGLNVAEMTELRKQLREAGVEFKVYKNTLTRRALAEVGLEGLDEVFTGPNAIAFSNEDVVAPAKILSEFAKTHEALEIKGGVIEGNIASKEEIDALAKLPSREGLLSMLLSVLQAPIRNFALAIKAVADKQEEQGA, from the coding sequence GTGTCGAGCGCGATTGAACTGAAAAAACAAGTGGTCGCGGAAATCGCAGACAAATTCCGGGCCAGCAAGGCAACCGTCATCGTTGATTACCGCGGTTTGAACGTAGCGGAAATGACCGAGTTGCGCAAACAGCTGCGCGAGGCAGGCGTCGAGTTTAAAGTGTACAAAAACACCTTGACCCGCCGGGCGCTCGCGGAAGTCGGCTTGGAAGGACTGGATGAAGTGTTCACCGGTCCAAATGCCATCGCCTTCAGCAATGAAGATGTCGTGGCGCCGGCCAAAATTTTAAGCGAGTTTGCGAAAACGCATGAAGCATTGGAAATCAAAGGCGGCGTCATCGAAGGGAACATCGCCAGCAAAGAAGAAATCGATGCGTTGGCGAAACTCCCGTCCCGCGAAGGGTTGCTTTCGATGTTGCTTAGCGTTCTTCAAGCCCCGATCCGCAACTTTGCGCTGGCGATTAAAGCGGTGGCTGACAAGCAAGAGGAACAAGGCGCGTAA
- the rplL gene encoding 50S ribosomal protein L7/L12, producing MTKEQIIEAVKNMTVLELNELVKAIEEEFGVTAAAPVVVAGGAAAGAEAAAEKTEFDVILADAGAQKIKVIKVVREITGLGLKEAKDLVDNTPKPIKEGIAKEEAEEIKAKLEEAGAKVEIK from the coding sequence ATGACGAAAGAACAAATCATTGAAGCAGTGAAAAATATGACCGTATTGGAATTAAACGAATTGGTGAAAGCGATCGAGGAAGAATTCGGCGTAACAGCTGCGGCTCCGGTTGTTGTCGCGGGCGGCGCAGCAGCTGGCGCTGAAGCAGCGGCAGAAAAAACGGAATTCGACGTCATTCTTGCCGACGCCGGCGCGCAAAAAATCAAAGTCATCAAAGTCGTTCGCGAAATCACTGGCCTCGGCCTGAAAGAAGCGAAAGACTTGGTCGACAACACCCCGAAGCCGATCAAAGAAGGCATTGCGAAAGAAGAAGCAGAAGAAATCAAAGCAAAACTCGAAGAAGCTGGCGCGAAAGTCGAAATCAAGTAA
- a CDS encoding class I SAM-dependent methyltransferase — MSEHYYSVNPTSERNPQTWTYVLRGHEFRFTTDSGVFSKREVDFGTRLLIETFEEPGVAGDLLDVGCGYGPIGLALAKSFPNRRVHMIDVNERALELAQENKQANGIDNAVIYKSDLFSEVGEQRFAAVVTNPPIRAGKRVVYAIFEQSRDHLLDHGELWVVIQKKQGAPSALQKLNECFSAVEVVAKKKGYYIIKAKKC, encoded by the coding sequence ATGAGCGAGCATTATTACTCAGTCAATCCGACGTCGGAGCGAAACCCGCAAACGTGGACGTACGTGTTGCGGGGGCATGAATTCCGCTTTACGACCGACAGCGGAGTGTTTTCAAAGCGCGAAGTCGACTTTGGCACACGCCTGTTAATTGAAACGTTCGAGGAGCCGGGAGTGGCTGGGGATTTGTTGGATGTCGGCTGCGGATATGGGCCGATCGGGCTTGCCTTGGCCAAATCGTTTCCAAACCGGCGCGTTCACATGATTGATGTCAACGAGCGGGCGCTCGAACTGGCGCAGGAAAACAAGCAGGCAAACGGGATTGACAATGCGGTGATTTACAAAAGCGATCTTTTTTCGGAAGTCGGAGAACAGCGATTTGCAGCGGTCGTCACCAATCCGCCGATACGGGCTGGCAAACGGGTCGTTTACGCGATTTTTGAACAAAGCCGCGATCATCTGCTCGATCATGGCGAGCTATGGGTCGTCATTCAAAAAAAGCAAGGCGCCCCATCGGCCTTGCAAAAGCTGAACGAATGCTTTTCCGCTGTAGAAGTCGTCGCGAAGAAAAAAGGATATTATATCATAAAGGCGAAAAAATGTTGA